From a region of the Toxotes jaculatrix isolate fToxJac2 chromosome 7, fToxJac2.pri, whole genome shotgun sequence genome:
- the tnc gene encoding tenascin isoform X6, protein MWMKGFLLGCMTVALFLQLSTAGVVKVIRHRREALMPKKTQENLTLPHPDQPVVFNHVYNINVPSTSLCSVDLDSSGGTDLKHKSVPMDMQNTEHMEHTVDGDNQIVFTHRINIPKQACGCDNQLPDIKDILNRLEMLESELSSLREQCSSGTGCCGAQVTGEVSTKPYCNGRGNWSTDTCSCACEPGWKGSNCSEPECPNDCQDQGRCVDGKCECFDGFGGDDCGIELCLLDCGDYGHCVEGSCLCEEGFIGEDCSQTNCLNNCLGRGRCVEDECVCDEPWTGFDCSELICPNDCYDRGRCINGTCFCEEGYTGEDCGELTCPGNCNSRGTCVNGQCECQTGYSGDDCSKLTCPKNCNERGHCFNGKCICDPGFEGEDCSVLSCPDNCSNRGQCINGECVCDVGYQGEDCSELSCPNNCQGQGRCIDGQCMCDKGYTGEDCSVKTCPKDCMGRGECMDGKCLCFAGFTGKDCGELTCPNDCLDRGHCVNGQCVCHKGFTGEDCSEKTCPKNCLDRGYCVDGNCVCYEGFTGLDCSILACPGDCQNQGRCENGVCVCDEGFIGEDCSEVSPPKDLKVVEVTPETVDLSWENEMRVTEYLITYMPTAAGGLELDMRVPGDQKIATIRELEPGIEYLISVYAVLSNKRSVPVSARVATHLPEPEGLKFKSVRETSVEVQWDPLDIPFDGWNLIFRNTKEEDGEILNSLGRPETTFEQSGLGPGQEYEVKLEVVKNNKRGPPASKNVITMIDAPSQVDVRDVTDTTALVTWFQPVAEVEGVTVSYGPSTNPADRNIVELSSTDTQYHLGGLTPDTQYEVSLTARMGERTSIPVYESFLTDLDAPRDLQTVELTDESITLEWKNSQAQVDNYRIKYGPLSGGEHGELLFPPGPKDTTLAKITGLRPGTEYGMGVTAVKDERESLPTTTNAVTALDAPKNLAVAEVTETTIMLEWKRPLAKLDSYRLVYVSADGHRAEDVVPGNSESFTLRSLTPGMLYTISITAERGRRASAPATISAPTDLGAPKGIRFSDVTDTSATVHWAVPRARVDSHRVTYVPAHGGTAKTLIVDDSQSQTVLSNLTPGVTYEVTVVAVKGQRESEPGSDSVTTALDKPRGLTAINITDSEALLLWQPAIATVDGYVITYSADLVAPVMERVSGNVVEFEMSSLTPATHYTVKVYAVRDLAKSAATTTEFTTDVDAPQDLAASNIQTETCMLTWKPPRADITGYILSFESADGTIREVVLSPTAVSYNMAQLSASTEYSVKLQAIAGPKRSRVITTVFTTTGVLYRHPRDCSQALLNGDTSSGLYTIYLGGDENQPLQVYCDMSTDGGGWIVFLRRQSGKLEFFRNWKNYTAGFGDMNDEFWLGLSNLHKITTGGQYELRVDLSDKGETAYAQYDKFSVSEPRTRYKVHVGGYSGTAGDSMTYHHGRPFSTYDHDNDIAVTNCALSYKGAFWYKNCHRVNLMGRYGDNSHSKGVNWFHWKGHEHSIEFAEMKIRPSNFRNLEGRRKRS, encoded by the exons ATGTGGATGAAAGGCTTTCTTTTAGGCTGCATGACTGTGGCCTTGTTCCTCCAGCTGTCCACAGCTGGCGTGGTGAAGGTCATCCGCCACCGCAGAGAGGCCCTGATGCCTAAGAAAACCCAGGAGAACCTCACCCTGCCACACCCTGACCAGCCAGTAGTGTTCAACCACGTCTACAACATCAACGTCCCCTCCACGTCCCTCTGCTCTGTGGACCTTGACTCATCCGGAGGCACAGATCTCAAACACAAGAGCGTCCCAATGGACATGCAGAACACCGAGCACATGGAGCACACGGTGGACGGTGACAATCAGATTGTTTTCACCCACCGCATCAATATTCCCAAACAGGCATGTGGCTGCGACAACCAGCTGCCAGACATCAAGGATATCCTGaacaggctggagatgctggagTCCGAGCTGTCGAGTCTGAGGGAGCAGTGCAGCAGTGGAACAGGCTGCTGTGGAGCTCAAGTTACAG GTGAAGTGTCCACAAAGCCCTACTGTAATGGCCGCGGGAACTGGAGCACTGACACCTGCAGCTGTGCATGTGAGCCTGGATGGAAGGGCTCCAACTGCTCCGAACCTGAGTGCCCCAATGACTGCCAGGACCAGGGCCGCTGTGTGGACGGCAAATGTGAATGCTTTGacggctttggtggggatgacTGCGGTATTGAGCTCTGCCTGCTGGACTGCGGTGACTACGGCCACTGTGTTGAGGGGTCGTGCCTCTGTGAGGAGGGCTTCATCGGTGAGGACTGCTCCCAGACAAACTGCCTCAACAACTGTCTGGGCCGAGGACGCTGCGTAGAGGACGAGTGTGTTTGCGACGAGCCTTGGACGGGCTTCGACTGCTCCGAACTCATCTGTCCAAACGACTGCTACGACCGCGGACGCTGTATCAACGGCACCTGCTTCTGTGAAGAGGGCTACACTGGGGAAGACTGCGGCGAACTCACCTGTCCTGGCAACTGTAACAGCCGTGGCACATGTGTAAATGGCCAGTGTGAGTGCCAGACTGGCTACAGTGGAGACGACTGCTCGAAGCTCACGTGTCCCAAAAATTGCAACGAAAGAGGCCATTGCTTTAATGGGAAGTGCATCTGTGATCCGGGATTTGAGGGTGAAGATTGCTCCGTCCTTTCGTGCCCTGACAACTGCAGCAACAGGGGCCAGTGCATTAATGGAGAATGTGTATGTGATGTAGGATACCAAGGAGAAGACTGCAGTGAGCTGTCCTGCCCCAACAATTGTCAAGGCCAGGGCCGCTGCATTGATGGACAGTGCATGTGCGACAAGGGCTACACTGGGGAGGACTGTAGCGTCAAGACCTGTCCAAAAGACTGCATGGGACGTGGAGAATGCATGGACggcaagtgtttgtgttttgctggcTTCACAGGTAAAGACTGCGGTGAGCTGACCTGCCCCAATGACTGCCTGGACCGTGGCCACTGCGTGAACggacagtgtgtctgtcataAGGGTTTCACTGGTGAGGACTGCAGCGAGAAGACGTGTCCCAAGAACTGTCTTGACAGAGGTTACTGTGTCGAtggtaactgtgtgtgttacgAGGGTTTCACTGGACTGGACTGCTCCATACTGGCCTGCCCAGGAGACTGTCAGAACCAGGGACGCTGTGAGAATGGGGTTTGTGTCTGTGACGAGGGCTTCATTGGAGAGGACTGCTCTGAGG TTTCACCACCCAAAGACCTAAAAGTGGTGGAGGTCACCCCAGAGACAGTGGACCTGTCCTGGGAGAATGAGATGCGTGTGACCGAGTACCTGATCACCTACATgcccacagcagcaggaggtCTGGAGCTAGACATGAGGGTACCTGGGGACCAGAAGATAGCCACTATTCGGGAGCTTGAACCTGGCATTGAGTACCTGATCAGTGTCTACGCTGTTCTCAGCAACAAGAGGAGTGTTCCTGTCAGCGCTAGGGTGGCAACAC ATCTGCCTGAGCCTGAAGGACTCAAGTTCAAGTCAGTGCGAGAGACATCAGTGGAGGTACAGTGGGACCCACTGGACATTCCCTTCGATGGCTGGAACCTCATcttcagaaacaca aaagaggaggatggTGAGATTCTTAACTCCCTTGGCCGTCCAGAGACCACCTTTGAGCAGTCGGGCCTGGGCCCTGGCCAGGAGTACGAGGTCAAGCTGGAGGTGGTGAAGAACAACAAGCGCGGACCGCCTGCCTCCAAGAACGTCATCACAA TGATTGATGCCCCCAGCCAAGTAGACGTGCGTGATGTGACTGACACCACAGCGCTGGTGACCTGGTTCCAGCCCGTGGCGGAGGTGGAAGGCGTCACTGTCTCCTACGGGCCCAGCACGAACCCTGCTGACCGCAACATCGTGGAGCTGTCCTCCACTGACACCCAGTACCACCTGGGAGGCCTCACCCCTGACACCCAGTATGAGGTGTCTCTGACAGCTCGGATGGGAGAAAGGACCAGTATTCCTGTGTATGAGTCTTTCCTTACAG ACCTGGACGCCCCCAGAGACCTGCAGACGGTGGAACTGACAGACGAAAGCATCACCCTTGAGTGGAAGAACAGTCAAGCTCAGGTGGACAACTATCGCATCAAGTATGGACCACTGTCTGGAGGCGAGCACGGAGAACTGCTCTTCCCCCCAGGACCCAAGGACACCACCCTGGCCAAGATCACCG GACTGAGACCTGGCACAGAGTATGGGATGGGTGTCACAGCAGTGAAGGACGAGCGGGAGAGTTTGCCGACGACCACCAACGCAGTGACTG CCCTGGATGCTCCCAAGAACCTGGCTGTTGCAGAGGTGACAGAGACCACCATTATGCTGGAGTGGAAGCGCCCCCTGGCAAAACTGGACTCCTACAGACTGGTCTATGTTTCCGCTGACGGTCACAGGGCTGAGGATGTGGTCCCAGGCAATTCTGAGTCTTTCACCCTGAGGAGCCTGACACCCGGCATGCTGTACACCATCAGCATCACTGCTGAGAGGGGCCGCAGGGCCAGTGCACCGGCTACCATCTCAGCTCCCACAG ATCTGGGCGCACCAAAGGGCATCCGCTTCTCTGATGTCACCGACACTTCTGCCACCGTTCACTGGGCAGTTCCAAGAGCTCGGGTGGACAGCCACAGGGTCACTTATGTGCCTGCTCATGGAG GTACTGCAAAGACACTGATCGTGGATGACTCTCAGTCTCAGACTGTGCTGTCCAACCTGACACCCGGGGTCACCTATGAGGTCACTGTTGTCGCCGTCAAGGGCCAAAGGGAGAGCGAGCCTGGGTCAGACAGTGTCACCACAG CTCTGGATAAGCCTCGTGGTCTGACTGCAATCAACATCACAGACTCTGAagctctgctgctctggcaGCCCGCCATTGCCACTGTAGACGGCTACGTCATCACTTACAGCGCAGACTTAG TGGCTCCAGTGATGGAGCGTGTGTCGGGAAACGTGGTGGAGTTTGAGATGAGCTCTCTGACTCCGGCGACACACTACACTGTGAAGGTGTATGCTGTCAGGGACTTGGCCAAGAGCGCAGCCACTACGACTGAGTTTACCACCG ATGTGGATGCTCCTCAGGATCTGGCCGCCAGTAACATCCAGACCGAGACCTGCATGCTGACCTGGAAGCCGCCTCGCGCTGATATCACCGGATACATTCTCAGCTTCGAGTCTGCCGATGGCACCATCCGG GAGGTGGTCCTGAGTCCCACTGCTGTATCGTACAACATGGCTCAGCTCAGCGCCTCCACAGAGTATTCAGTCAAGCTGCAGGCCATTGCTGGTCCCAAGAGGAGCAGAGTCATCACTACTGTCTTCACCACCA ctggtgTGCTGTACAGACACCCCAGAGACTGCTCCCAGGCCCTCCTGAATGGTGATACCTCGTCAGGCCTGTACACCATCTATCTGGGAGGAGATGAGAACCAGCCCCTCCAGGTCTACTGCGACATGAGCACTGATGGAGGCGGATGGATC gttttcCTCAGACGACAGAGTGGCAAACTGGAGTTTTTCCGCAACTGGAAGAATTACACAGCTGGCTTCGGAGACATGAATGATGAATTCTGGCTGG GTCTGTCCAACCTACATAAGATCACAACTGGAGGCCAGTACGAGTTGCGAGTTGACCTGAGTGATAAGGGAGAAACAGCCTACGCTCAGTATGACAAGTTCTCCGTCTCTGAACCTCGAACCCGCTACAAAGTC
- the tnc gene encoding tenascin isoform X4, translated as MWMKGFLLGCMTVALFLQLSTAGVVKVIRHRREALMPKKTQENLTLPHPDQPVVFNHVYNINVPSTSLCSVDLDSSGGTDLKHKSVPMDMQNTEHMEHTVDGDNQIVFTHRINIPKQACGCDNQLPDIKDILNRLEMLESELSSLREQCSSGTGCCGAQVTGEVSTKPYCNGRGNWSTDTCSCACEPGWKGSNCSEPECPNDCQDQGRCVDGKCECFDGFGGDDCGIELCLLDCGDYGHCVEGSCLCEEGFIGEDCSQTNCLNNCLGRGRCVEDECVCDEPWTGFDCSELICPNDCYDRGRCINGTCFCEEGYTGEDCGELTCPGNCNSRGTCVNGQCECQTGYSGDDCSKLTCPKNCNERGHCFNGKCICDPGFEGEDCSVLSCPDNCSNRGQCINGECVCDVGYQGEDCSELSCPNNCQGQGRCIDGQCMCDKGYTGEDCSVKTCPKDCMGRGECMDGKCLCFAGFTGKDCGELTCPNDCLDRGHCVNGQCVCHKGFTGEDCSEKTCPKNCLDRGYCVDGNCVCYEGFTGLDCSILACPGDCQNQGRCENGVCVCDEGFIGEDCSEVSPPKDLKVVEVTPETVDLSWENEMRVTEYLITYMPTAAGGLELDMRVPGDQKIATIRELEPGIEYLISVYAVLSNKRSVPVSARVATHLPEPEGLKFKSVRETSVEVQWDPLDIPFDGWNLIFRNTKEEDGEILNSLGRPETTFEQSGLGPGQEYEVKLEVVKNNKRGPPASKNVITMIDAPSQVDVRDVTDTTALVTWFQPVAEVEGVTVSYGPSTNPADRNIVELSSTDTQYHLGGLTPDTQYEVSLTARMGERTSIPVYESFLTDLDAPRDLQTVELTDESITLEWKNSQAQVDNYRIKYGPLSGGEHGELLFPPGPKDTTLAKITGLRPGTEYGMGVTAVKDERESLPTTTNAVTALDAPKNLAVAEVTETTIMLEWKRPLAKLDSYRLVYVSADGHRAEDVVPGNSESFTLRSLTPGMLYTISITAERGRRASAPATISAPTEEEKPVVTNVTVSDVSWDSFLLSWSAEDGAFEAFLVEVTDAETGAEWQNHTVLADARSLAISGLSPTTWYRANLYGVYKGALLDPVFADTITDLGAPKGIRFSDVTDTSATVHWAVPRARVDSHRVTYVPAHGGTAKTLIVDDSQSQTVLSNLTPGVTYEVTVVAVKGQRESEPGSDSVTTALDKPRGLTAINITDSEALLLWQPAIATVDGYVITYSADLVAPVMERVSGNVVEFEMSSLTPATHYTVKVYAVRDLAKSAATTTEFTTDVDAPQDLAASNIQTETCMLTWKPPRADITGYILSFESADGTIREVVLSPTAVSYNMAQLSASTEYSVKLQAIAGPKRSRVITTVFTTTGVLYRHPRDCSQALLNGDTSSGLYTIYLGGDENQPLQVYCDMSTDGGGWIVFLRRQSGKLEFFRNWKNYTAGFGDMNDEFWLGLSNLHKITTGGQYELRVDLSDKGETAYAQYDKFSVSEPRTRYKVHVGGYSGTAGDSMTYHHGRPFSTYDHDNDIAVTNCALSYKGAFWYKNCHRVNLMGRYGDNSHSKGVNWFHWKGHEHSIEFAEMKIRPSNFRNLEGRRKRS; from the exons ATGTGGATGAAAGGCTTTCTTTTAGGCTGCATGACTGTGGCCTTGTTCCTCCAGCTGTCCACAGCTGGCGTGGTGAAGGTCATCCGCCACCGCAGAGAGGCCCTGATGCCTAAGAAAACCCAGGAGAACCTCACCCTGCCACACCCTGACCAGCCAGTAGTGTTCAACCACGTCTACAACATCAACGTCCCCTCCACGTCCCTCTGCTCTGTGGACCTTGACTCATCCGGAGGCACAGATCTCAAACACAAGAGCGTCCCAATGGACATGCAGAACACCGAGCACATGGAGCACACGGTGGACGGTGACAATCAGATTGTTTTCACCCACCGCATCAATATTCCCAAACAGGCATGTGGCTGCGACAACCAGCTGCCAGACATCAAGGATATCCTGaacaggctggagatgctggagTCCGAGCTGTCGAGTCTGAGGGAGCAGTGCAGCAGTGGAACAGGCTGCTGTGGAGCTCAAGTTACAG GTGAAGTGTCCACAAAGCCCTACTGTAATGGCCGCGGGAACTGGAGCACTGACACCTGCAGCTGTGCATGTGAGCCTGGATGGAAGGGCTCCAACTGCTCCGAACCTGAGTGCCCCAATGACTGCCAGGACCAGGGCCGCTGTGTGGACGGCAAATGTGAATGCTTTGacggctttggtggggatgacTGCGGTATTGAGCTCTGCCTGCTGGACTGCGGTGACTACGGCCACTGTGTTGAGGGGTCGTGCCTCTGTGAGGAGGGCTTCATCGGTGAGGACTGCTCCCAGACAAACTGCCTCAACAACTGTCTGGGCCGAGGACGCTGCGTAGAGGACGAGTGTGTTTGCGACGAGCCTTGGACGGGCTTCGACTGCTCCGAACTCATCTGTCCAAACGACTGCTACGACCGCGGACGCTGTATCAACGGCACCTGCTTCTGTGAAGAGGGCTACACTGGGGAAGACTGCGGCGAACTCACCTGTCCTGGCAACTGTAACAGCCGTGGCACATGTGTAAATGGCCAGTGTGAGTGCCAGACTGGCTACAGTGGAGACGACTGCTCGAAGCTCACGTGTCCCAAAAATTGCAACGAAAGAGGCCATTGCTTTAATGGGAAGTGCATCTGTGATCCGGGATTTGAGGGTGAAGATTGCTCCGTCCTTTCGTGCCCTGACAACTGCAGCAACAGGGGCCAGTGCATTAATGGAGAATGTGTATGTGATGTAGGATACCAAGGAGAAGACTGCAGTGAGCTGTCCTGCCCCAACAATTGTCAAGGCCAGGGCCGCTGCATTGATGGACAGTGCATGTGCGACAAGGGCTACACTGGGGAGGACTGTAGCGTCAAGACCTGTCCAAAAGACTGCATGGGACGTGGAGAATGCATGGACggcaagtgtttgtgttttgctggcTTCACAGGTAAAGACTGCGGTGAGCTGACCTGCCCCAATGACTGCCTGGACCGTGGCCACTGCGTGAACggacagtgtgtctgtcataAGGGTTTCACTGGTGAGGACTGCAGCGAGAAGACGTGTCCCAAGAACTGTCTTGACAGAGGTTACTGTGTCGAtggtaactgtgtgtgttacgAGGGTTTCACTGGACTGGACTGCTCCATACTGGCCTGCCCAGGAGACTGTCAGAACCAGGGACGCTGTGAGAATGGGGTTTGTGTCTGTGACGAGGGCTTCATTGGAGAGGACTGCTCTGAGG TTTCACCACCCAAAGACCTAAAAGTGGTGGAGGTCACCCCAGAGACAGTGGACCTGTCCTGGGAGAATGAGATGCGTGTGACCGAGTACCTGATCACCTACATgcccacagcagcaggaggtCTGGAGCTAGACATGAGGGTACCTGGGGACCAGAAGATAGCCACTATTCGGGAGCTTGAACCTGGCATTGAGTACCTGATCAGTGTCTACGCTGTTCTCAGCAACAAGAGGAGTGTTCCTGTCAGCGCTAGGGTGGCAACAC ATCTGCCTGAGCCTGAAGGACTCAAGTTCAAGTCAGTGCGAGAGACATCAGTGGAGGTACAGTGGGACCCACTGGACATTCCCTTCGATGGCTGGAACCTCATcttcagaaacaca aaagaggaggatggTGAGATTCTTAACTCCCTTGGCCGTCCAGAGACCACCTTTGAGCAGTCGGGCCTGGGCCCTGGCCAGGAGTACGAGGTCAAGCTGGAGGTGGTGAAGAACAACAAGCGCGGACCGCCTGCCTCCAAGAACGTCATCACAA TGATTGATGCCCCCAGCCAAGTAGACGTGCGTGATGTGACTGACACCACAGCGCTGGTGACCTGGTTCCAGCCCGTGGCGGAGGTGGAAGGCGTCACTGTCTCCTACGGGCCCAGCACGAACCCTGCTGACCGCAACATCGTGGAGCTGTCCTCCACTGACACCCAGTACCACCTGGGAGGCCTCACCCCTGACACCCAGTATGAGGTGTCTCTGACAGCTCGGATGGGAGAAAGGACCAGTATTCCTGTGTATGAGTCTTTCCTTACAG ACCTGGACGCCCCCAGAGACCTGCAGACGGTGGAACTGACAGACGAAAGCATCACCCTTGAGTGGAAGAACAGTCAAGCTCAGGTGGACAACTATCGCATCAAGTATGGACCACTGTCTGGAGGCGAGCACGGAGAACTGCTCTTCCCCCCAGGACCCAAGGACACCACCCTGGCCAAGATCACCG GACTGAGACCTGGCACAGAGTATGGGATGGGTGTCACAGCAGTGAAGGACGAGCGGGAGAGTTTGCCGACGACCACCAACGCAGTGACTG CCCTGGATGCTCCCAAGAACCTGGCTGTTGCAGAGGTGACAGAGACCACCATTATGCTGGAGTGGAAGCGCCCCCTGGCAAAACTGGACTCCTACAGACTGGTCTATGTTTCCGCTGACGGTCACAGGGCTGAGGATGTGGTCCCAGGCAATTCTGAGTCTTTCACCCTGAGGAGCCTGACACCCGGCATGCTGTACACCATCAGCATCACTGCTGAGAGGGGCCGCAGGGCCAGTGCACCGGCTACCATCTCAGCTCCCACAG aggaggagaagcctGTGGTAACTAACGTCACTGTCAGCGACGTGTCATGGGACAGCTTCCTCCTGTCCTGGTCTGCTGAGGACGGGGCGTTTGAGGCCTTTCTGGTCGAGGTTACTGATGCAGAAACAGGCGCTGAGTGGCAAAACCACACGGTGCTTGCAGATGCTCGCAGCCTTGCCATCTCTGGCCTCTCCCCCACCACCTGGTACAGGGCCAATCTGTACGGGGTGTACAAGGGAGCCCTCTTAGATCCTGTCTTTGCAGACACCATCACAG ATCTGGGCGCACCAAAGGGCATCCGCTTCTCTGATGTCACCGACACTTCTGCCACCGTTCACTGGGCAGTTCCAAGAGCTCGGGTGGACAGCCACAGGGTCACTTATGTGCCTGCTCATGGAG GTACTGCAAAGACACTGATCGTGGATGACTCTCAGTCTCAGACTGTGCTGTCCAACCTGACACCCGGGGTCACCTATGAGGTCACTGTTGTCGCCGTCAAGGGCCAAAGGGAGAGCGAGCCTGGGTCAGACAGTGTCACCACAG CTCTGGATAAGCCTCGTGGTCTGACTGCAATCAACATCACAGACTCTGAagctctgctgctctggcaGCCCGCCATTGCCACTGTAGACGGCTACGTCATCACTTACAGCGCAGACTTAG TGGCTCCAGTGATGGAGCGTGTGTCGGGAAACGTGGTGGAGTTTGAGATGAGCTCTCTGACTCCGGCGACACACTACACTGTGAAGGTGTATGCTGTCAGGGACTTGGCCAAGAGCGCAGCCACTACGACTGAGTTTACCACCG ATGTGGATGCTCCTCAGGATCTGGCCGCCAGTAACATCCAGACCGAGACCTGCATGCTGACCTGGAAGCCGCCTCGCGCTGATATCACCGGATACATTCTCAGCTTCGAGTCTGCCGATGGCACCATCCGG GAGGTGGTCCTGAGTCCCACTGCTGTATCGTACAACATGGCTCAGCTCAGCGCCTCCACAGAGTATTCAGTCAAGCTGCAGGCCATTGCTGGTCCCAAGAGGAGCAGAGTCATCACTACTGTCTTCACCACCA ctggtgTGCTGTACAGACACCCCAGAGACTGCTCCCAGGCCCTCCTGAATGGTGATACCTCGTCAGGCCTGTACACCATCTATCTGGGAGGAGATGAGAACCAGCCCCTCCAGGTCTACTGCGACATGAGCACTGATGGAGGCGGATGGATC gttttcCTCAGACGACAGAGTGGCAAACTGGAGTTTTTCCGCAACTGGAAGAATTACACAGCTGGCTTCGGAGACATGAATGATGAATTCTGGCTGG GTCTGTCCAACCTACATAAGATCACAACTGGAGGCCAGTACGAGTTGCGAGTTGACCTGAGTGATAAGGGAGAAACAGCCTACGCTCAGTATGACAAGTTCTCCGTCTCTGAACCTCGAACCCGCTACAAAGTC